The Podospora pseudopauciseta strain CBS 411.78 chromosome 2 map unlocalized CBS411.78m_2, whole genome shotgun sequence genome has a window encoding:
- the nob1 gene encoding 20S-pre-rRNA D-site endonuclease nob1 (COG:O; EggNog:ENOG503NXKN; BUSCO:EOG092620U5) — protein MERQPEPSAQAPKIEDPAPPEVVENAPVAEQPAQTSTKQVHSLVIDANAIIRNDPTVSTLLSQAEELYTIPAVVSEIRDEATRSRYQTTLAPFIKLRTPKPESMAFVTGFARRTGDLQVLSKPDLQLLALTYELEVERNGGDWRLRKDPTQKTVNGKPPAKQEETKTEEQDAAPETVTEADAPLTETTPEEVAQELEKVDLNQTPVKAEVEQAEAEEDDDEEGWITPSNIKKYQAKEKAGAGKQQTQRFLQAALITADMAMRNVALRINLNLLDTSLTKITFLKTWVLRCHGCWKVCKDTTKQFCPSCGQATLTRVSCSTDASGNFTLHLKKNFQFNNRGNVYSIPKPTHGSSNTKRIVGGGKNGWGNELILAEDQKEYVRKTDEERRTKYKDLMDEDYLPSILTGSRGPGNGRIKVGAGRNINAKKKR, from the exons ATGGAACGACAACCAGAGCCCAGCGCTCAAGCGCCCAAGATCGAGGACCCCGCCCCACCCGAAGTCGTCGAGAATGCGCCCGTCGCAGAACAGCCAGCCCAGACCTCAACCAAGCAGGTCCACTCCTTGGTGATTGATGCCAACGCTATTATCAGAAACGATCCAACAGTATCAACGCTTCTTTCTCAGGCGGAGGAGCTGTACACCATTCCAGCGGTTGTGTCCGAGA TTCGCGATGAGGCCACCCGATCACGATACCAGACGACGCTTGCGCCATTCATCAAGCTTAGGACACCCAAGCCCGAGTCGATGGCGTTTGTTACTGGCTTTGCGCGGAGGACGGGTGATCTGCAGGTGTTGTCGAAGCCCGATTTGCAGCTCCTTGCCTTGACGTATgagttggaggttgagaggaatggtggtgat TGGCGCTTGAGGAAAGACCCAACGCAAAAGACCGTGAACGGAAAGCCACCGgccaagcaggaggagaccAAAACTGAAGAGCAGGATGCTGCACCAGAAACAGTGACTGAAGCGGATGCGCCATTGACTGAGACAACACCAGAGGAGGTAGCGCAAGAATTGGAGAAGGTTGACCTGAACCAGACGCCAGTTAAGGCTGAGGTTGAACAGGCTGAggcggaggaagatgatgacgaagaagggTGGATCA CTCccagcaacatcaagaaGTACCaagccaaggagaaggccggcGCCGGAAAGCAACAAACCCAGCGGTTTCTTCAAGCAGCTCTTATTACGGCGGATATGGCCATGCGAAACGTTGCGCTTAGAATCAACTTGAA CCTGCTTGACACCAGCCTTACCAAAATCACCTTTCTCAAGACCTGGGTTCTAAGATGCCACGGCTGCTGGAAAGTCTGCAAGGACACCACGAAGCAGTTCTGCCCATCCTGCGGACAGGCTACCCTCACCCGTGTGTCATGCAGCACGGACGCGTCTGGCAACTTCACATTGCACCTCAAGAAGAACTTTCAGTTCAACAACCGTGGCAACGTCTACAGCATTCCCAAGCCAACACACGGCTCTTCCAACACCAAGCGCATTGTTGGAGGCGGCAAAAACGGCTGGGGCAATGAGCTAATCCTGGCTGAGGACCAAAAGGAGTATGTCAGGAAGACGGATGAGGAGCGCCGCACAAAGTACAAAGATCTGATGGATGAGGATTATCTTCCCAGTATTCTCACCGGGTCAAGGGGCCCTGGGAACGGGAGGATCAAGGTAGGTGCTGGTCGCAATATCaacgccaagaagaagaggtaa
- a CDS encoding uncharacterized protein (EggNog:ENOG503P1V1; antiSMASH:Cluster_3) codes for MVRRFQQAVALVAATATGVLAASENMGPASFMWPPDRAWSEHTDNEGPCGSIHRVLERTKFPLSGGRIALTAQDDSYHAQMSISFHNDPQEQKDFGFVLNTTPITEIDPGHTCLTIPDPPSTIAPGTNATIQLMYIADFDRPENQTFYACADIQYVRAADFPQDTIPCFNATDSENDVPAPTATGLPTNLPGHGDNGPPLNTADPEPSSSSVPSNNNGNNNNNNNNNTPIESVKTGLSKGAIAGAVIGTILGVAAIIGLAFLFYRERQRKNRLIAQRDSGRGVPWVEDPPKKSNISADSVVLGTRL; via the exons ATGGTTCGACGATTTCAGCAGGCTGTGGCCCTCGTTGCAGCCACTGCCACTGGTGTTTTGGCAGCCTCGGAGAACATGGGCCCTGCCTCGTTCATGTGGCCACCTGACAGAGCCTGGTCTGAGCACACTGACAACGAGGGGCCTTGTGGTTCTATCCACAGGGTTCTTGAACGGACGAAGTTTCCTTTGA GTGGCGGAAGAATAGCCTTGACAGCCCAAGATGACTCCTACCACGCCCAGATGAGCATCTCATTCCATAATG ACCCCCAAGAGCAAAAGGACTTTGGCTTCGTCCTGAACACAACGCCCATCACAGAGATCGATCCAGGGCACACCTGCCTGACCATTCCTGACCCTCCATCGACCATTGCCCCCGGAACCAATGCGACCATCCAGCTCATGTATATTGCCGACTTTGACCGGCCAGAGAACCAAACCTTCTACGCCTGTGCCGACATCCA GTATGTCCGCGCTGCCGACTTCCCACAAGACACAATCCCGTGCTTCAACGCAACCGACTCTGAGAACGACGTCCCGGCACCCACTGCCACTGGTCTCCCGACCAACCTCCCGGGTCACGGTGACAACGGTCCTCCTCTCAACACTGCTGACCCAGAGCCATCGAGCAGCTCTGTCCCATCgaacaacaacggcaacaacaacaacaacaacaacaacaacacccccatTGAGTCTGTCAAGACCGGTCTCTCCAAGGGTGCTATCGCCGGTGCGGTGATTGGTACCAttcttggtgttgctgccatCATTGGCTTGGCTTTCCTGTTCTATCGTGAGCGCCAGAGAAAGAACAGACTTATTGCCCAGCGTGATTCTGGGAGGGGTGTCCCTTGGGTTGAGGACCCTCCCAAGAAGTCGAATATTTCTGCTGATAGTGTGGTTTTGGGGACGAGGTTGTAG
- a CDS encoding uncharacterized protein (antiSMASH:Cluster_3; EggNog:ENOG503PSK1), with protein MRGRLFFVLLSAFSGTAVQAAVSPQDNVDVGALLARQAPGTPQFECHSDCGGALGGSRSGRHCDNSTWVELFEDCLECANQFNIWRHYGNGLTAAAEACGLSAVPSPSGGGEEPAATTTVTPVGSFVTSEAPVTLTEDADSSSTSDAAEPSITEPPQTGAETTAPASASTSEPVTAGASGLAYASVSMMSVGTLLAVFIGTISW; from the exons ATGCGTGGTCGCCTGTTTTTCGTCCTGCTCTCCGCCTTCAGTGGGACTGCTGTTCAAGCCGCCGTTTCTCCTCAAGACAATGTCGATGTCGGTGCCCTCTTAGCCCGCCAGGCCCCTGGCACTCCCCAGTTTGAGTGCCATTCCGACTGTG GAGGTGCCCTTGGTGGCTCGCGCTCCGGTAGACACTGCGACAACTCCACTTGGGTCGAGCTCTTCGAGGACTGTCTCGAATGTGCCAATCAGTTCAACATCTGGCGCCACTACGGCAATGGTTTGACAGCCGCTGCTGAAGCTTGCGGCTTGTCTGCTGTCCCATCACCCtcgggcggaggagaggagccAGCGGCCACCACAACAGTCACTCCCGTCGGCTCTTTTGTTACCTCAGAGGCCCCGGTTACTCTCACTGAGGATGCTGATTCGTCTTCTACCTCTGACGCCGCTGAACCCTCCATCACCGAACCTCCTCAGACAGGAGCTGAGACGACCGCACCCGCCTCGGCCTCCACCAGT GAGCCTGTTACTGCTGGTGCTTCCGGTCTCGCGTATGCTTCTGTCTCGATGATGAGTGTCGGGACTCTACTTGCGGTTTTCATTGGCACAATCAGCTGGTAA